The Pseudomonadota bacterium DNA segment AGAATAGGATTTGCCGTCGGCAATAAAGACGCTATATACAACCTCGGCAAATTAAAAACAAACATAGATTCAGGTGTTTTTCAGGCCATTCAATATGCTGCCATCGAAGCGCTTACAGGAGACCAGAAATCAGTAGAAGAAATTAAAGCTATCTTTCAGAAAAGAAGAGATCTTGTCGTTGAAGGACTAAAATCAGTCGGGATTGATGTAAAAAGCCCTCTGGCAACGTTCTATATTTGGGCAAGAGTACCACGTGGCTATACATCTGAGAGCTTTTGTGAAAAACTTTTAGAAGACGCAGGCATAGTTGTGACTCCCGGCAACGGATTCGGTGATGAAGGCGAAGGTTATTTCAGAATTTCAATCACAATAGGTGAAGATAGAATCCGGGAAGCAATAAAACGTTTAAAATCATTGGAATTATAATGAAATTGCCGCCGGTTTATTCCGGCGGCAATCTATTGCTCATAGCCAAGTACCTTACAATATTTATCGTTAAGATTCCTTGCCGCCTACAACTATTTCCGGTATCCTCAAGGTGGGTTGTGCATCTGATACGGGAACGCCCTGCCCGTCTTTGCCGCAAGTACCTATTCCAAAACCAAGATCGTTTCCTACCCTATCTATTTCCTGAAGCACCTGCAACCCGTTGCCCATCATTGTTGCATTTTTGATCATCTCACCGATTTTGCCTTTTTCAATTTTGTAGCCTTCCTGAATTTCAAAAACAAAATCACCCCTTACCGTATCCACCTGCCCACCGCCCATTTTTACTACATATACCCCGTCATCAACAGATGAGATAATTTGTACAGGATCATCCTTCCCCGATAAAATCATCGTGTTGCTCATTCTCGGGATAGGTTTGAACCTGAAAGATTCCCTTCTCCCGTTTCCGGTCGATTTGCTTCCATATTTCAATGCGTAAAATCTGTCAAAAAGATAATTTTTTAATATCCCGTCCTCAACAAGGATAGTTCTTTCAGAGGCAATCCCATCATCATCATAGGCATAGGTACCCCGCATATTGGGGAGCGTTGCATCATCAACAACACTTATTAACGGCGAGGCTATCTTCTTTCCAAGCATATCCTTATAACAGGAAAGCCCTTCCATGGCAAGGTCAGCTTCGAGGCCATGGCCTATTGCTTCGTGGATCATGGTTCCGCCTGCTTCAGAGGCAAGTACAACAGTTTTTATGCCCATTGGCGCTTCAACAGCATCAAGAAGACCGGACAATCTCTTTACTGTTGTTTTCACAATGTTTTCAATCCTTTCATTTGTAAAAAAATCAAATCCGTAAAAACCACCTATTGAATCATAAGCTGTTTGAACATCACCGTTTTTTTCACCTACAACAAGTATATTCAGAACAACCTGTTGTCTTTCATCTTCAATGTTCCCGCCATCACTGTTATACATATTTATCTGCTGCCTGGTATCTCTGTAGATAACCCTTACCTGTTTTATTCTCTTTTCTTCCGATCTCGCCATTTCATCAATGCGTTTAAGCATATCAAGCTTTTCCCTTAACTCAACATTTCCAGGGCTAACAGTTGGATAAAAAGGGTAGGAAGCCTTAATATAATTACCTTTCTTAATGTTTGCTTCTTGTCTTCCATTTGAAAATTTGCTGAGCCCCTTTGCGATTTCAATAAGTTCCTCTTCTTTAAGCACATTGGTTGAGGCAAAAAAGGTTTTCCAGGGCTTTATTGCGCGTATACCCACACCTTTGTCAACACCCTTTTCAATTTTCTCAAATCTTGAAGATTCGAAATGTAAATGATTATAGCTTCTTTCTTCGATAAATATATCTCCAAAAAGCAGGTCTCCTTCCATGAGTACTTTTAATATCCTGTCAGCATTAAACATCAACGACCTCCTGAAAATAAATCCCGTAATTCGACATGTCTTCTATAATAAATCCTATTTCTTTATCAAAATTGGAGGGATAAATAATCTCAATAAGTCCCGTATTCCCATCCAGGACAGAAAAGATTCCAATATCTTCATAAGATTCCAGAATCGACTTAAAAAATCCTATACCATCCCTGTTCATAATTAATTTTTTTGTTTTTTCCATTTCTTTTTTGTAATATTGTACTCTATCTGTTGTCTTGTTTTTGCATTAAGTTCTTTCCTTAAGCATCTCGATAAAGGCTTCTATTCTTAATTTTGTCCTTGAATCAAGCTTTGCCGGAAGATCACCTTCGATTGTTATAAAAGGAACCCCAAGGGCATCTCTTAAAATTACATCTTCCATAACCCTGTAACAAAAAGCTTGAACATAATGTATGATTCCTTTGATTTTACGTCTTTTTATTTCTTTTTTAATATCTTCAATCCTGAAAAAAATCCCATAAGGATATGTATAAAGTCTATATCTTTCTACTATATCCGCATCCTTTGAAAAATATGGCAATGAAAACTGTCTCTGGGTTTCATTCAAAACTATATGTACACCATTTTCCTCAACAAAATCATGCAGATCAAGAAATATAGGTGGAACACCAATATATCCGATACTCATTGCATCATTTTTTTTCCTTGTCTTTGCATTTTCTATAAACGCTCTGGCCATATCGTTGTATTGATTGTAATCCCCAAGCATATCGGAAGCCCTTACAAGCCAAAGATGGTTCTCATAACCTGTCACCACTTTTTCCTGCCAGGTCATCTTGTCTATCTCTTCAAGATTCAACCTTATCTGTCTTATCCCCTTCTCAATGCGGACAAGCTCTTTTTTTTCAACAGATAGCTCATGTTTAAGCTTCTCAATCTCTCTCTTAAGGGCTTTTCCATCTCTGTCATAGGGGTAAGAAAAAGGTATCACCTTTATTCCCTTATATGTCAATATTTCGGCAAGCGCCTGTGTATTACTGCAATCACCTTCCATTACAGTTATTACGGTTTCAATGCCTTCCTCCATAATCACGCCATAGATTCCTTTTATCCAGTTGCACATGCTTTTAGGAAACCCGTCTTTCTCGGCCCTTTCGATGTAATATATGGGGTTTTCACCTGTTATAAAAACATTATTAAGGTCGCAAGGAATAAATCCTCCTGCAAAAATAATTTCAACAGGAATTGTGGTGGTAAAGCCGATTGTGTTTTTTT contains these protein-coding regions:
- a CDS encoding TldD/PmbA family protein; its protein translation is MFNADRILKVLMEGDLLFGDIFIEERSYNHLHFESSRFEKIEKGVDKGVGIRAIKPWKTFFASTNVLKEEELIEIAKGLSKFSNGRQEANIKKGNYIKASYPFYPTVSPGNVELREKLDMLKRIDEMARSEEKRIKQVRVIYRDTRQQINMYNSDGGNIEDERQQVVLNILVVGEKNGDVQTAYDSIGGFYGFDFFTNERIENIVKTTVKRLSGLLDAVEAPMGIKTVVLASEAGGTMIHEAIGHGLEADLAMEGLSCYKDMLGKKIASPLISVVDDATLPNMRGTYAYDDDGIASERTILVEDGILKNYLFDRFYALKYGSKSTGNGRRESFRFKPIPRMSNTMILSGKDDPVQIISSVDDGVYVVKMGGGQVDTVRGDFVFEIQEGYKIEKGKIGEMIKNATMMGNGLQVLQEIDRVGNDLGFGIGTCGKDGQGVPVSDAQPTLRIPEIVVGGKES
- a CDS encoding DUF4911 domain-containing protein; amino-acid sequence: MEKTKKLIMNRDGIGFFKSILESYEDIGIFSVLDGNTGLIEIIYPSNFDKEIGFIIEDMSNYGIYFQEVVDV
- a CDS encoding 2-hydroxyacyl-CoA dehydratase, with the translated sequence MTKKNTIGFTTTIPVEIIFAGGFIPCDLNNVFITGENPIYYIERAEKDGFPKSMCNWIKGIYGVIMEEGIETVITVMEGDCSNTQALAEILTYKGIKVIPFSYPYDRDGKALKREIEKLKHELSVEKKELVRIEKGIRQIRLNLEEIDKMTWQEKVVTGYENHLWLVRASDMLGDYNQYNDMARAFIENAKTRKKNDAMSIGYIGVPPIFLDLHDFVEENGVHIVLNETQRQFSLPYFSKDADIVERYRLYTYPYGIFFRIEDIKKEIKRRKIKGIIHYVQAFCYRVMEDVILRDALGVPFITIEGDLPAKLDSRTKLRIEAFIEMLKERT